The Elaeis guineensis isolate ETL-2024a chromosome 5, EG11, whole genome shotgun sequence DNA segment CTAAAACGTGCCAGACGCTACGCTAGCGATTCCAACAACCGAGACCCACACTGTAAACCCGGATCCGATATCACGTTTCAATGTGCTCGGTCTAGTTTCCGTCCTCCTCCCGCGACGTCTCCGATCATTCGATCGCGAAGCGACGACCTGATCTCTTCTTGCCGGAGCCCTCACGCTCTCGGAAATCCATGGCGGAAGAGGCCAAATCCTCGCAAAACCCTAAAGGCACTCTGACGGTGCCGGTGCCGGTGCCAGTGCCGGTGCCAGCAGCGGCGAGAGGCGGCGATCGCGATTTCCTCCTCCACCTCGAGGCCTACCTCGCCCGCCGGGACGGCGTCgacaagctcctcaagatctccCGCTACGCCGCCAAGATCGTCCTCTCCACTTCCCTCCCCTCCGAAGCCCTTGCCCCCCGCCTCAAGGCCTTCGAGTCCAGCGTTGGCCTCAGCCGCAAGGCTTTCCGCCTGGGCAAGTTCGTGCAAGACGTCAACGCCTTCCGATCCGCCTCCGCCGCCGGCGCTTCCCCCTCCTCCGTCGACCTCCTCCTCGCAGCTGTCGCCTACGGCGGCGAGGGCCTCTATTACTTCGTTGAGCAGTTCGTCTGGCTCTCCAAGGCCGGCCTCATACCGTCGCACCACTCGCGGCGGCTCCAGAAGATCAGCGCTTGGGCGGAGCTCGTGGGGTACCTCGGGAGCATCTCCTTGAAGGCCAAAGAGCTGCGAAAGATCCGATTTTTGCTCGAGTCGAAGGTTCGGGGCACGAAATCatcggaggatgaggaggagataCGGAAGTTGCGGGTGAAGCTGTTGCTTAAACAACTATCGATCGTCCAAGACCTCGCGGATGGTCTGATGGCGCTTGGGGATGTGAGCGATGGGAAGGGTTTTCTCTCGAATCCTTTGTTGATGGCCTCGGCGGGCCTTCTTTCGGCTCTAATCAGCACTCATAAGAATTGGACTGCTTGCTGAGGGGTAGGCATTTCGCTTTGTTCTCTGCTTCATAGGAATAAAGCCCCTGTTGTTATCTGTCTTTTTCATTGATACCGAGTATAAGTTGTGGGAGATGAAGTTCCAAACGTTTTCCATGAAATCTAATAAGCTGCTTTGGTTTTTACTTTTTAATGATGTAAACCCATACCAATACACTTCAgtgttttttcttttccttcttccaaCAGATAAATGCACTGAAATGGAATAGTCTTTTGAAGGAATTCTACTTCTCTATCTTGTTATACAAAAATGTGTCCTTTGGTTATCCTAGAAGTGCGATTATTTAGTTCATTTATGTGCTTCATCTCAGTACTGTTTTCATTCTTAGTTTTCTCTTTCTTAGTAGTTTGGTATATAATTTATCCAATTTGAACAGATGATCAATGTTCACATGAATGTAGGGATAAATGAGAAAGGAGACATTTTAGTTGATGATAGAAGCAAAGAAATTTGGAAGATAAGTAACAAGGATGGTAGTGATATTGAATGGCTCTTTACAAAATTTTAACAgttttaatcatataaaaatagatCTTGATCTTCCATGTAATTCAGCAAACTGAGTAATGatggcttttctttttctttttcttttttttaaagaagtCTATTCACTGCATGGTGCTATGGCACTGCCATTGTGCTTCTTTAGCTCATTTACATTTCAATAATTCTGTTCTTTGATCCTGTTTGTATTGCAACTGCCTGCCCCTTCATTAGAGGAAGCATTGCATTGAATCCTCTTGTCATTGTCATAAGTCCTGCGGCAATAAGGTTGTGCAACTTGGCAGTAGCTATTTTGATCATTGATGTAGAGATTAATGAATATGCTGCTGTTAAATTGCAGAAAAAGCAATTTTCTCGAAGTCTCCTTCCATCCTGTTTGGTGGTTGGTCACCTCCATGGATTCAAATGTCAGGGAACCACTCAGCAATCTGTAATTGGGTCTTAAATGCCACACAAAATATGATGAACAGAATGAATAGGAGAGAAGTCTGGGTTTGGGATCTTCAATACTTTACCGTGCATGAGAACTGAGAAGAGGGTGAGATGGCAGGGATTTAAAATATACAGAATAAACTTTAGAAATGTTGGGTGGATATCTGCTCAGAACATtatctctcaagatcttttcagtaccacgtgatgtagcaggaagaaagaagaaataaaataaaaacaatcaaaatacgtggatcagccacaaaaggacttatctccacgggacatgcaaacttcactatgaaaaagaaattttacaagagaagtcctcaaccttcgtacacccaatttctctctcatctaaagttctccctcacaaaaactctctcttgaaagatcccctgaacctctgaagtgattggcgtccgctgtccaagagcctcctgctccttctctctcagcgcttcagcCTCTCTCTTCCTCGGGTTTCTTCTCGGGTTCACGCCGAGCATCCACGGGAGATCACACGGCCGCACACACACCCTTCTGTTCACTGTTCCCAGGTCTTTATAGGCCTTAAACaggatttaaacctaattagattaggtttaggtctcttaaACAAGCCCAAAATCCTTCTCCAACCGTCGGATCGTGACCGGGACGTCCCTGGGCCGTCCGATTGTACTTCGGTCCATGAAATAATACCGTAAATCGCAAGAAATGTCTGAAAAATGCCCAGACGGTCCATGCGGTCCGCTACGGACCGCCCAATCCACCGTGGACCAAGGTACAGGGCCGCACGCCCCGCACGTTGGCCCTGCGTGGGCCGCGCCGCCGCCGCTCCgaaggcccgccgccggccgccggtggtcctccgccaCCTTGGATCTCGTGCCAATTTTAAAAGCTCTTATCTCCTCCATCCAAACTTCGTttaggatgatcttgatctcgttggactccgtttttcgccgcggacctcgctgtgggctcaatgtggactgaatttcgagacgtcaaatcttaacaatctccatctcgactcaatattcggcATCCttctaactccgagagcttctagatctcctcgcccccatgccctggggcaatcgcctgctgatcatggatggacaaatatgggagtTGAGTCAGGCCGTTCGATTCCATCTCtttcgtatgctgtgctcctcttgatctgagacctactcggaacatcatcctgcggtaataggaatctcatcttGCGACATCGCATCTCGTCCttctgagtctcctgtctcgtgtccgatccacctccatttggagctccacctcactctgggctccactTGGCTCCCGAGgctccatctcgcactgggctctccgccaagtaataatgtcctctactttctttctttccctccagcataatcctatcgccgcgtagcaccctcaggattcctctaccagctaccgttctatagcctctcgaatccagtctgctaagtgagataagattctgcctgaaatcggatatgtatcggacctcttccaatctcttcactgcaccatcatgtgtcgtTCAGCTGACtgtcccaatacctctgatcgtacagctcgatccatccggcagatatacagtgccttcactgttctccagagagtcaaattgctcctctctgcaacatacatgataggggcatacagaatctaatatccactgctgggaagaagtagatacctcatcagatatcttcaggacatctccatctgaatcgctgctggccgtcgctacagcagctaccgtccgatttttgagttgagaacaatctctggctagatgccccaactcctcacaccagtAACATCTagttttgctcaagtctctcctggacttggaccgccctcgtcgcgatctcctgttgctctgtctaccgcctcctgctcctccagaagccaccaaagctgagctactgccatctgagctcgaagccggGTTCTCTCTTttgagaatctcgttctggagtatcgccgcggtgacctcgtccatcttgatggtgctttctcccactagaagagcaatcatcaaggactcgtacgaaggtggaagcgacactagcaaaaccagcgcccttgtcttctcctcaacattctcaccaacgttgaggagatcggtgaggatcttctggaagtgacttagatgctcctgcatgctctgtccttcagtcatccgcagctggtaaaactgccttcagaggaaaagagtgttggtgagagactttaccatgtacaactccttgagcttcgaccacagcaccgtcggagaagtctcgcttagcacatggatcaccacctcatccgctaagtacatgcagatggtactcaccgcctgcatctgtagccgttttcaattcTGCATCTCTATattggtcggcttctcctcgcacaagagagcatcgatcaactcctgttggatgagcacgtccttcacccttgcctaccacaaggagaaattgctcttaccatcaaatttgttgatctccatcttgattgatcctgtcttctccatcttcagtcttgctcgccaccgctgcaatctgcgtccttgtaccgcctcgctctgataccacttgttggatggatgtctgacaaggacaccacctcccaggacctttttggtaccatgtgatgcagcaggaagaaagaagaaataaaacaaaaataatcaagatacgtggattagccacaaaagggctcgtctccacggagcatgcaaacttcactatgaaaaaaaaattttgcaagaggagatctcaccctcaatcctcgtacatTCAATTTCTCTCCCATccgaagttctccctcacaaaagctctctctcttggaagatccccctgaacccctgaagtgaccggcgtccgctatccaggagcctcctgctccttctctctcagtgcttcagCCTTCTCTCTTCCTCGGGTTCATTTTCGGATTCACGCCGAGCATCCATGGGAGATCACATGGCCACACACACTCTTCTGTTCACTGTTCCCAGGCCTTTATAGGCCTTAAAcaagggtttaaacctaattagattaggtttaggtctcctaaatAGGCCCAAAATCCTTCCCCAACCGTTGGATCGTGATCGGGACgtccctgggccgtccgatcgcgctccggtccatgaaatagtactGTGTACCGCGAGAAATGCTTGGAAAACGTCCAGACGGTCCACACGGTCCATCATGGACTGTCcaatccaccgtggatcggggtaTAGGCCCAGGCGCCTGGGCAGGTTCGcgtgcgcgggcctgggccgtgcccgtGCCTGGGCTTGGGCCGCGCCCCGCAGGCCCGCGCGTGGGTTGGGCCGTGCTCCGCCGCCTGCGGCGGCgcagccgccggcggtcctccgccgcttcGGATCTCATGCtgatttcaaaagctcgtatctcctttaTCTGAGCTtcgttttgggtgatcttggtctcgttggattcTATTTTTCACTGCGGACCTCGCTGTGAGCTCAATGTGaactgaatctcgaggtgtcaaatcttaACAAGAAACTTAGATTGAAAAAGTAGTTCTAACATACTTACATGGTAGAACGATGCCTATCTACTTGGTTTACTTAGTTCATCGACAAGACAAACAAGACCATACTCTAAGATACTTCACTGAAGCTGACACACAtgcaagtatatatatatattggccaCCAAAGCAAACCTTTGAAATCCATTAAAATTTATAAGTGGAACATTAGATATCAACTTCTGGAATTCTCCctatatttaaaagatttaatttgacctctccatcaaaaaaaaaaaaaaaatcctctgaGTATATCCTATATTTAATAGCTTATGCTTGTTCATTTCCTCTCTCCTCTTCACCTGATAATCTTTTGAAGCTTGGTTTCAGTACTTGAATTTCATGAAGAGGAAAACCTTCAACTTGTGATTACTTATCAGCTTCACGATTGTTCTCATAAATTGGGCTTTTAACCTTGAACGCTTTCCATTAAATTGTCAAGTTGAAGAGAGTATTTGAACCCTTGTAAAATTAAATTGTGAATTGAAGAGATGTTGAAAAGTAGAAGCCTGAAGACATCTTGGAACATTCATTTCTTGATATATGGTAAATGGTTGATGGCAAGGTAGCTAATGTTCATGTGTTACAGGTTTAATGAATTCACAAGTTCATAACCCATTTAGGAATTGGATGAGTAATCCATATTATGATCGCATTGACACCTAATTACAGATCAATTACTTATTCTACTTAATGGTATGAAGGGTTGAGATCTTTTGCATGATTACCTTGTTTTGATAACATGTCCATGTTGAAGATTGCATAGACAAATTCAGATACATTAACGTTATATGGTATACTAACAAAGCATGTCTCATTTTATTCTAGATTACCCTTCTATGATTTGATCATCGAACTAAATGTAACACATCAAATTTTTAAGACACCATAATATTCTAAAGAACTTACAAATGCTCTTCTTTGAACTTTGGCTGAGCAGGTACCTAGAATGTTCGGGTAAGTTTGTTCCTGCCATTGCAGGGAAACTGTATCAGATATTGTTGAGAGTTCTATTTAGTTATTGCCTTAATATTTCAAATGATGTCCTGACTTATGTAGGTTTAATAAGTTTTGCTTAGATCTCTATAGTGTATCTGAGGTTTAATTCCATCTTCATTGCTTTACAAAAACATGATGAGTTAACTTGGATGAAAGAGCTAGAATTTTTCAAAAGAGCATGTGAACAAATTTATTATTTTCCCTAGGAATGTAGGTTATGATTTCATTTTGATTTTTATGCAAGGAAAGTCTCTTTGGCTCTTCCACCACGATGTTGACAACCTTTATCATTTTCTCTATCAAGCTTGGTTTCCATAATGATTGGCTGTGTAGAATTTCATCTGGTTACCACCTAAACAAGTTTATAATAGCACTCTGCAACTTCAAAAGGTAAGTGAGCCATTTTTCAGACATAATAACTGAAGGTGGTTGTAGGAGGTTCTTTGAAAATTCAGTCAGGATGTCTGGGACTTGAATAAACACACTAAGTTTTGCCTTATGCAAGATTACAAAGGATTATTTTGTCGGCTTTCTGTGTCACGTTTGCTTGCCTAATTTGTGGTTGCTAATATGCAGATATAAGTTTAACACTCCTAAGATTTGCTCATCGCTAATGGTGGCTACCCAAAGGTAATTTCGGTATTCAACGTGCTCATAGAACTCGGAATTTCTAGCAGCTGTCAAGTTACAGATTCTGAGAATATATCTGAAGATCGGCATGCTCctttttttaagaaataaaatggTTACTTGACTATTTACATTGCTCGTGAATTAATATATCTTctgaagtcagaaaataaaatatgctTGAAGGTCATCATGCCATTGGAATGCTTGGTAGAGAAGGGATATTAATGTCAGTTGATCTAATCTTCAACTAAAATATCAGGAATTCTGTGGATGCATTGTTATATATGACAATAGCAACATAGGACCTTATTCAAAAAAGGCTTGTTAAGAaatattatttggattttttgattccatataaatatccaagatctcCTCAATGCATAAttaatgtgggactaaagataTGTTTGTATAAGTCTTTACACACAAAGCCTTCCATTTAAGCTCCGGAATGCTCACTAGATTAAAGGTTTAAATCAAACCATAAATTCCATGATCATCCTATGGTCAGTCTTAAATTACCTATGATCCAATATCCTTTAGTCCACATGAGCTATGGGTTAAGATTGCTTTGATATTATTTGTAATAATCTATAACTTCACCAAAAAAGATTAATTAAAATATGTTGTTTGAATTCATTGGTTTTGTATAAATATAGGCAGATTTATACCCATCCAGATCCTCACAATTACACTATATTATGCTCTTTTCACTGGAAATATGGCTGGTGGTGACTTGAGGAGGAGTTTTATAATTAGAAGAGGAACTCATGAGATGAAGATATTTAAAAACTGAAAGAATTTTCATTTTTCATTCTACCTGAGCGTTGCCCAAAGACCTCTACTGATTTCCAGCATCTATCGAAATTGTACCGAATGTTAGAAAATAATTTACAGCTACCATAGTCATTTATTGTCAATCTGTAATGAAATCTAATTCTTGCAGAGAAATTAAAACTCTTTGAATGTTAATTTTATTCCATGGAGAAACCATTTTTGACATTTTTGAGTACGTGGTGGTTATCTGCCATAATTCATATTTGAGCATGAGACTTCTGACTTAGAAAGAGAGGTGTCAACTAGCGGAGCTACCAGCTATTAGTGAAATTCTAATTAACTCTAATGtcacctaattaattctaattaacTCTAAGCTCACCTAATTAAATATAGCAAGTTGGGAATGAGACTGCCCAGGACTAAAATGGTCAATGTTGGGATTGTTTGGTGCTAGTTGCATGCTAGCTACATTGGGTAGGTTATTTAAATGACAGCAAGGATAGAATTGGGGAGGTTTTAAGGACCTCCAGAATTTTCAGGACATCTCCCTGTGTGATGATACTTTTGGAGTTTGTCTTAGCTCCAAAAGTAGGCATCAATATCTGGAAAGCTTgtcaataaattttatgcaaaacttaGGTTCGAGCATATCAGTAGAAATCAGACTCAGATATCCAAGCCCCCAACGAAAAGCTTTCCTAAGACATAAAATGGATCTAAGGCTGCCAACAAGATGACCTAGATCCGAGATCATTTTGGATCCAAACTTGTAGGAACTTTCAAAGGGTatgggttgtatctttcacacAAAAGGTTTCATCTTTCTTCGCACAAATCCACTTAATGTATCTTtcatgttggggaataccgaccgaccccactcacgcCGACTCATCGTCGGGCCTATATGACCGACGCCCAACTCTGCCGACCGACCAACCGACGGCTGCCGTTACCGACTGACCGAAGATACGTCGGTCGGGCGGACCTtttcctctctcccgactggcTGCACTATGGAGTTCGATGCCCAACTCCcgcaacatgcccgactgactgtcggaggggccccaagtttccacccgacgcccctcaactggccgccgacctatggtcggtcggctcctccagacGCCGTACGACTGCCGGAAACTGTCAGTTTTGACAACGGCAtgtggcactgccgcctaggggcattatcccacctaaggcatgagtcaaccctagcgatttgacagccccacggtgatttgacacccttacggtgactctgacagtcctcagtgagttgacaattcttcaattgtctgcgccattaatgacggcgccataccatgctccactatatatatcggggaaggcaacggtGCTAAAAGTCCCTTCGAAACTTTCGAGCttactccctctctctctctcaccctctctcgttgagctccttgttttcttttcactgttgcctagtctcctctctgacttgaccgtcggagggtctccgtcggagccacctccggtcagtgcggactttcttttgcaggcgctcgttcccggcgaccagacgacgaggggattgaccgcaacagattggtgcgccaggtagggggatcgcagtgacaagttagtgcttcattgacagcaccagggattgtaacccccacgggatccaagatgacaaagacaagagctcagcggtcgagggtcactggatcggtgaggcactcttcccgtcgggaagaggcctctcctccatcctccatggcggaacctagctctccgcaccctgcggtgaccacggaggcacagatcacggcgatcgtgcggcagatgaccgtgctgacagacgcggtcaaaaACCTTCAGCAACAACTGATCCGGCTGCCGCCTTCACCGATcgagcaaccggcggcacgtccgatgccctccaggagcagccgccgacgcccgcatcggtctccgtcgcctccgcaggagcacctACCACAGCGCTCCtaccgagaggaggaggggcggccgcggtgcgacacccatcggtctcgacggccttctccttcccgactggaacgagcaaggaaggagaagcgaccgtgaacgccgtccgcctctctctcggactccttcggagactccactcttggggtctcccagcaccgacggatcgacgactacgaatgcaggttcgaaaaaatcgaccgtcggcttgtccagctgcaggtggacgggcagaagtcttcgaacgacgtcgactttcagactgcccaacctctctcccgacttatcCTCGACGAATCGATCCCCAATCGGTTCGAGATGCCGCACATGGAgccctacgatggctccaccgacccaatcgaccacttggagagctataaagctctcatgacgatccaggggGCGACCGACGCTCTTttatgcatcggcttccccgtcacgctccgcaaagctgccagggtctggtactctgatcttcgatcgggaagtatccactccttcgggcagctcgagcactctttcgtggcccacttcagcaccagctggAAGCCGTCACGAACATCGAACagcctttttttttctcaaacagagagaaaatgagacgctccggcacttcgtgacgcgattcaacacggccacgcttgagatccgggacctcaacgaagacatggccatctcgaccatgaaacgggggctaagggtatcccgattcacttactccctggacaagaccctcccccagacgtatgccgaactattggagcgcgcggacgaaggagcctccgaccggcgcTTGACCGAGTTCAagagcccgaaggagaagcgaagaaagggtcgggaccccgccgaacctagcaggcccccgaccgatggtcgggtctcacccccgcgGCGGAACCAGAGGTCGCCCCGACGGCGGAGTCCAAGGCCAACACGCCCCacgtatgactcctacactcctctctctgctcctcgtgcgcagatttttgatggagatcgaaggggaagagtacctgcgatggcctccgcctctgaaggcaaagggcctcgaccggtggaagtactgccgattccatcggGGCTACGGCCATAATACCGAACAAtgtatccagcttaaggatgagatcgaagctctcatccatcggggatatctcgataaatttcggaggaacccaccgactcaacccgttaccgaccgacgaccccggcCGATTGAAGAAGCGACGGCTAATCAGcctacggtcggggtcatcaacatgatttccaaacgactgggTCCGGAGACGTccgctggaggggagccgacgaagaagctacGTCCGGACGACGTAATTACTTTcacggaagaagatgttcggggcatccaaactccccacgatgatgctgttgttgtctcggcaacaatagcgaactatgatgtaaaaagaatctttgtagataatggaagttcaacgaacattttgttttactcgaccttctcccgaatgcgactatcgaccgaccgactcaaaggagtctccacgcccttgataggcttcgctggggacgctgtcacgatggaaggagaagttactttgcccgtgatggttggcaccaaaccacgacaaagcacagtccatttgacttttgcggtcgtccaagtgtctTCGACTTACAACGCCATACTTAGGAGACccagactaaacgccctcagggcgatagtttcgacgtatcatctcctggttcggtttccgaccaaaaatggagtcggggagatgcgcggagaccaacagctcgctcgacgatgcttccagatctccgtccAAAGCGaggagttgaagggctccctaaCGATCGACAAGCTAGACCAATGGGAGGAGGAAGATCGGGGTAAACCGATCGAACAGCTTATTCCCATCTCGATAGCAGAGAATCCCGATCGAAagatatgggtcgggtctcaactacctgacccagaacgacgacggttggtggagctgctgaaggccaacgccgacatatttgcttggtcagcagcagatatgtcgggcatccccccggagacaataacgcaccgactcaacatcgacccaacgatgaggc contains these protein-coding regions:
- the LOC105032810 gene encoding peroxisomal membrane protein 11-3 translates to MAEEAKSSQNPKGTLTVPVPVPVPVPAAARGGDRDFLLHLEAYLARRDGVDKLLKISRYAAKIVLSTSLPSEALAPRLKAFESSVGLSRKAFRLGKFVQDVNAFRSASAAGASPSSVDLLLAAVAYGGEGLYYFVEQFVWLSKAGLIPSHHSRRLQKISAWAELVGYLGSISLKAKELRKIRFLLESKVRGTKSSEDEEEIRKLRVKLLLKQLSIVQDLADGLMALGDVSDGKGFLSNPLLMASAGLLSALISTHKNWTAC